The Pyrenophora tritici-repentis strain M4 chromosome 2, whole genome shotgun sequence genome window below encodes:
- a CDS encoding Pcm, Protein-L-isoaspartate carboxylmethyltransferase, with protein sequence MAWRSHGTSNETLVQNLAKNNLIKSDRVKDAMLKVDRAHYAPASPYEDCPQPIGHRATISAPHMHASACESLLDYLQPGSKVLDIGSGSGYLTAVLANLVAPNGSVIGIDHIQPLVDMGKQNMQKSEEGRRMLDSGAG encoded by the exons ATGGCCTGGCGAAGCCATGGCACCAGTAACGAAACTCTGGTTCAGAACCTTGCCAAAAACAATCTCATCAAGTCGGACCGCGTCAAAGATGCCATGTTAAAG GTCGACCGCGCACATTACGCCCCCGCCTCCCCCTACGAAGACTGTCCCCAACCCATCGGCCACCGCGCCACAATCTCCGCTCCACACATGCACGCCTCAGCCTGCGAATCCCTCCTCGACTACCTGCAACCTGGCTCTAAAGTCCTCGATATAGGTTCCGGGTCTGGCTATCTGACTGCCGTGCTCGCCAACCTCGTTGCTCCGAACGGCTCCGTCATCGGCATTGATCACATACAGCCGCTGGTCGACATGGGAAAACAGAATATGCAGAAGTCGGAGGAGGGAAGGCGCATGCTGGACTCGGGGGCAGGTTAG
- a CDS encoding PPE-repeat protein: MGVCTFYQRGACKFGDNCKNEHPGSARDRGGGFGGGNNRFNAFNGDRYRPGQDSGSNAFGGNRDSKTPAFHLDRDDIKNDLTTQRPIYPLSCYGPGRDAPRQLIEGPVEISPEELRFKYYTLRATGNEAGAQQEESALNEKMQSQVKMILDKISDAIQYIEEGANIHPNRIDIAKGNVPPTGSTNTATGFSGSTANAFGQASASPFSTGASAQPSAFGQASTPGFGRPAFGQPANPAQTTSAFGQPSNPGQTTSAFGRPSNPGQTTSAFGQPSNPGQTTSAFGQPSNPAQTTSAFGQPSNPGQTTSAFGAASALGQKPPPFGQPSALGGTGSAFGKPAFGASGFGQPSMPGTGSAFGQTSSIGQGSAFGQPSAPGAASGFGQANALGQKLNPFSKPGFGQSGFGQTAQPGASASPFAQQAQSGASPFSQQSSQPSPFAQTAQQPAQPSPFAQQASQAPKPNLFGQPQASTQASPFSTAAASSTPAFGQPSQPSAFGAAAAQPTTTQPQAANPFKAAASAATPSPFATQAQQAQPQTQNTTPAFSQQQQQTSAQATSSARPHVPGVTPDGRPIDPKDRYKEGKPEEYEGEQGRILEEIYRRVAQLKMFNDGEDIPLTPPKCEWIVPLQL; the protein is encoded by the exons G GCAATCGTGACTCGAAGACACCGGCTTTCCATTTGGACAGAGACGACATCAAGAATGATCTTACCACGCAGCGTCCGATCTATCCTCTTTCATGTTATGGCCCTGGGCGAGATGCTCCGCGTCAACTGATTGAGGGACCCGTTGAGATTAGTCCGGAAGAGCTCCGCTTTAAGTACTACACGCTACGGGCGACAGGCAATGAAGCCGGCGCA CAACAAGAAGAGAGTGCACTCAATGAAAAGATGCAGTCACAGGTGAAGATGATCTTAGACAAGATATCTGACGCAATCCAATATATTGAAGAAGGTGCCAACATCCACCCCAATCGCATTGATATTGCCAAAGGCAATGTCCCTCCCACTGGATCCACCAATACCGCAACCGGGTTCTCCGGTTCAACCGCAAATGCCTTTGGGCAAGCATCGGCGAGTCCATTTTCGACAGGGGCATCCGCACAGCCATCAGCATTCGGACAGGCTTCAACACCAGGGTTTGGTAGGCCGGCGTTCGGACAACCTGCTAATCCGGCACAAACCACCTCCGCTTTCGGTCAGCCTTCAAACCCTGGACAAACCACATCAGCTTTTGGCCGGCCGTCAAACCCAGGACAGACGACATCAGCTTTTGGACAGCCTTCTAACCCCGGACAGACGACATCAGCTTTTGGACAGCCTTCTAACCCCGCACAAACCACTTCAGCGTTTGGCCAACCTTCGAATCCTGGACAGACCACTTCTGCCTTTGGCGCGGCGTCGGCACTCGGTCAAAAGCCACCACCCTTTGGTCAGCCTTCAGCGCTGGGAGGTACGGGGAGTGCATTTGGTAAGCCTGCTTTTGGCGCCAGTGGCTTTGGTCAACCATCCATGCCGGGTACAGGAAGTGCATTCGGGCAAACGAGCAGCATAGGTCAAGGCTCAGCGTTTGGACAGCCATCAGCACCAGGAGCAGCATCCGGATTTGGTCAGGCAAATGCTCTGGGACAGAAGCTGAATCCTTTCAGCAAGCCCGGTTTTGGTCAGAGTGGCTTCGGCCAGACAGCGCAACCTGGTGCCAGCGCTTCTCCATTTGCTCAACAAGCACAATCCGGCGCATCTCCTTTCAGCCAACAGTCTAGTCAGCCCTCGCCGTTTGCTCAAACAGCCCAGCAACCGGCTCAGCCCTCGCCATTCGCTCAGCAGGCGTCACAAGCACCGAAGCCGAACCTATTCGGCCAGCCTCAGGCATCCACTCAAGCCAGCCCCTTTAGCACTGCCGCAGCTTCCTCAACACCAGCCTTTGGCCAACCAAGCCAACCCTCAGCCTTTGGCGCAGCGGCTGCACAGCCTACCACCACACAACCACAAGCTGCCAACCCCTTCAAAGCCGCAGCTTCGGCAGCCACACCATCACCCTTTGCTACCCAGGCGCAGCAGGCTCAACCCCAGACTCAAAACACGACCCCTGCCTTTTCccagcaacaacaacaaacTTCAGCGCAAGCCACCTCATCAGCACGTCCCCATGTCCCTGGCGTAACGCCTGATGGCAGACCCATCGACCCCAAGGACCGCTACAAAGAGGGCAAGCCAGAAGAGTACGAGGGCGAGCAAGGCAGGATCTTGGAGGAAATCTACAGGCGTGTAGCGCAGCTTAAAATGTTCAATGACGGCGAGGATATCCCTCTTACACCGCCGAAGTGCGAGTGGATTGTACCGCTTCAGTTGTAA
- a CDS encoding GTP-binding protein 2 — protein MASIFTFDPDPPRVSSPWATTPIGDATQPPAPNQTSKLLPSQVGKGDCTVSDKEVPTGDVEYTSIKRLEAEPQDGPTEYKLHLLLRRRRSFTRASNGRYMSGSMRRNEASIPVPVGRSVAEAVPLSNTPPPLASTQSKQHRLEQLTTQLLWRLQQSCPYHISSSTAPVLPHLPDDARLSAPEMPQRLLPGLEESKGALYEIGVADDGTIVGLAEDEMEESLNNLRAMAASLGCGIEVLRRVPVGECEWVEDAGTPQQRVLKSQLLVAEALVRPEQHLIDHTRKIQQDLGNMSLNASGSSIDLPSTPQTTTEQMRVSVTGATMSGKSTLLGTLSTATLDNGRGKSRLSLLKHRHEIASGMTSSVTQELIGYRDDKEHTQVISYGSGDVSSWIDIHAAVEAAGNGRLVFLSDSAGHPRFRRTTVRGIVGWQPHWTLLCVPSDNSEDSSGKLGASPTSEELLGPAAAGFDLSHAHLQLCLALELPLVIAITKYDLATKNGLRSTIVKLFTALREHGRKPFLITDPSTSVLEADLHTVEASDLNETDKTIELLKESPLAAVPVVLTSAIKGIGIQKLHAFLRRLPMPTEETNPPSGTPSTLFYIEDVYSVRTSTSANSSTIIGGHLRYGSLTIGDELLLGPYSVDISSDDSDSGSGTQPTRKLTISQSRSFPGALNTKSKNTLLRDRHSEWRRVRITSLRNLRLPVRTLHVGQVGTMGIIPVDTPPLSSPSINRIRKGMVLCASEAKAHKTITVRFQDKQAQGIKGLSVGTAVVVYIASVRASSKVVSVALETVNAPLPPRTSQDDDDAFGFGFEDEADEMDMSGSNAPPAVIVTFQFIASREFVEEGARVLIMPGGGGPGLFGSGERGAKGMAGLEGFVGRLVEDGL, from the exons ATGGCGTCTATATTTACCTTCGATCCTGATCCTCCGCGGGTGTCATCCCCATGGGCAACAACACCTATCGGCGACGCCACCCAGCCGCCCGCTCCGAACCAAACGTCTAAGCTCCTTCCTTCGCAGGTCGGCAAGGGCGACTGCACAGTGTCCGACAAGGAGGTTCCGACAGGTGACGTCGAATATACGAGCATCAAAAGGCTGGAGGCAGAGCCTCAGGATGGTCCTACAGAATACAAGCTACATCTGCTTTTAAGGCGACGGCGGTCCTTCACACGGGCTAGCAATGGACGTTACATGTCAGGGTCTATGCGACGGAATGAAGCTTCCATCCCAGTACCTGTGGGTCGTAGTGTAGCTGAAGCAGTTCCTCTATCCAACACACCTCCGCCACTTGCCTCTACGCAGTCAAAGCAACATCGTCTTGAGCAACTCACCACTCAACTGCTCTGGCGCCTACAGCAGTCATGTCCCTATCATATCTCTTCATCAACAGCCCCTGTACTACCCCATCTTCCCGATGATGCGCGTCTCTCTGCGCCTGAAATGCCCCAGCGGCTTCTCCCTGGCTTGGAGGAGAGCAAAGGTGCACTGTACGAGATCGGTGTCGCAGACGATGGAACCATCGTTGGCTTGGcagaagatgagatggaaGAGAGTCTGAACAATTTGCGCGCTATGGCTGCAAGTCTAGGCTGTGGCATTGAAGTCTTGCGCAGAGTCCCCGTGGGTGAGTGCGAATGGGTTGAAGATGCCGGCACACCACAGCAAAGAGTTCTCAAGTCTCAGCTACTAGTCGCTGAAGCCTTGGTTCGTCCAGAGCAGCATCTAATTGATCATACAAGGAAGATCCAGCAGGATCTTGGCAACATGTCACTGAATGCTTCTGGCAGCAGCATAGACCTACCGAGCACACCTCAAACCACCACTGAGCAGATGCGAGTGTCAGTCACCGGAGCCACCATGTCGGGCAAATCTACTCTCCTCGGCACGCTTTCTACCGCCACGTTAGACAACGGTCGTGGAAAGAGTCGGCTGAGCTTGCTGAAGCACAGGCATGAGATTGCATCAGGCATGACCAGTTCAGTAACTCAGGAGCTTATAGGGTATCGCGACGACAAGGAACATACGCAGGTGATCAGCTATGGCTCTGGGGATGTTTCATCCTGGATTGACATACACGCTGCAGTGGAGGCTGCTGGTAATGGCAGGCTCGTGTTTCTTTCAGATTCCGCAGGACATCCTCGCTTCAGGCGCACCACTGTTCGTGGTATTGTTGGATG GCAACCGCATTGGACACTGTTGTGTGTACCATCTGACAACTCTGAAGATTCTTCGGGCAAGCTGGGAGCGTCGCCTACGTCCGAGGAATTACTAGGACCCGCTGCTGCAGGATTTGATCTCTCACACGCTCATCTGCAGCTCTGTCTCGCCTTGGAACTACCACTTGTCATCGCCATCACCAAGTACGATTTGGCTACCAAGAACGGCTTGAGAAGCACCATAGTGAAGCTGTTCACGGCGCTAAGAGAGCACGGTCGTAAGCCTTTTCTCATCACTGATCCGTCCACATCTGTTCTAGAAGCCGACCTACACACCGTCGAGGCATCGGATCTAAATGAGACGGACAAGACCATTGAACTTCTGAAAGAGTCACCACTCGCGGCAGTCCCTGTTGTACTCACTAGCGCGATCAAAGGGATCGGCATTCAGAAACTGCATGCTTTCCTGAGAAGACTTCCTATGCCAACGGAGGAGACAAACCCACCATCTGGAACGCCTTCAACTCTGTTCTATATCGAAGATGTCTACAGCGTGCGTACTAGTACCTCTGCTAACAGCTCCACCATCATCGGAGGACACCTCCGCTACGGCTCCCTAACGATCGGAGACGAGCTACTCCTTGGGCCATACTCGGTCGACATCAGCTCCGACGATAGTGACAGCGGCAGCGGCACTCAACCAACCCGAAAACTTACAATATCACAATCACGCTCTTTCCCCGGCGCACTCAACACAAAATCCAAAAACACGCTCTTGCGTGACCGACACAGCGAGTGGCGACGCGTCCGCATCACATCACTCCGCAACCTACGACTCCCCGTCCGTACATTACATGTAGGCCAGGTGGGTACCATGGGAATCATACCCGTCGACACACCACCCCTTTCCAGTCCCTCCATCAACAGAATACGCAAAGGCATGGTACTGTGTGCAAGCGAAGCCAAAGCTCACAAAACCATCACCGTTCGCTTCCAGGACAAACAAGCTCAAGGCATCAAAGGTCTCAGCGTAGGCACCGCTGTCGTCGTCTACATTGCCAGTGTACGCGCTTCTTCGAAAGTCGTTTCCGTGGCTCTTGAAACCGTAAACGCTCCCTTGCCTCCGCGGACATCGCAAGATGACGATGATGCGTTTGGTTTCGGCTTCGAGGATGAGGCCGATGAGATGGATATGAGTGGTTCGAATGCACCGCCTGCTGTTATTGTGACGTTTCAGTTTATTGCGTCGCGTGAGTTTGTTGAAGAGGGAGCTAGGGTGTTGATTATGCCTGGTGGTGGAGGGCCTGGATTGTTTGGGAGTGGGGAGAGAGGGGCTAAGGGTATGGCTGGGTTGGAAGGGTTTGTGGGAAGGTTGGTTGAGGATGGTTTGTAA
- a CDS encoding Apc1 multi-domain protein has protein sequence MASLRSIGVHKPAALQYLVQEGILTEDSTDRDYIWDTYADEGPDGPTDELVTTEYHVIWTRGGVVRKIFNFSVEKEKVKQALLTWFLVDETSHGATETAESGVGHNGINQFKSFLTQGTQPATNPLAPVETAPPTVEVPSRALVVFLKSQAHVFFLSGTTHIVNLPFEVDKAFPAARGVVVQRKLAPTQPAPTSPQLPSAPVSSFATNNQSFISHQFSLSQSFSQSHRRHGSSLSGTRHGKSRLSGTATFLDDFINPSAPLNPEAIPRLYSFTDPLSELGLVVNVVSVGERSSLLSTHTTSHRRLEAIDKAEDIIYVSPRNELLFDRSGNDKPLLLVVTANHETNVFTIWSAAYLEPKSISSSRKTHVSIPVSKPRRRSSYGSTAPGTGATTPAMRGVDRLRESLGGGPRRKNQPPSFKITGKERLSDQAVDDALASQLNPDSELNRQPKGSRRVSSLLSRADLSTSFDRSAFQDMATSRNSLGGSFSQSFNASQRSRHSLGHDRTSFGGLSQSRNRASTPGSVTSRMSLGAVSIDDTLDDLMDEDTFDTIEDYDELDDLYAPPDAKGGPRPGEGLHKELVVSVVAEVPVTQYLKNGLFTLSNSSGSQHDTQPKVLALNAPFNSATLHERKLYLYISHPSLQLPLECELVVTRKRLSPSASAAQSQSNSAAPRYACVPKFVDSRLLNDTLDLAKISDGHVERVVQLISTNPQEPCLSLTAGWGSHLPIKHSLGTMKLHDPYAILQHEQTRTTAGSKRNIKASTPLKRVFSLGPNGKLEVIDGDLRRHRIQLRLSPSDGYVAELFRVLSTVLPNYAGDFLLEIWWNIRKSFADEFDEQTTADWIAFVATLFTLAVPFVDEKKTKPNTRAKPVQRRSSGRPSSQAKPDELIDDDDSAWRLMCRRQTSKAHAKSWETSPWAWALHSSPKSTTMSPSAKRGAPQYQPPTIVQQISVKDITIPTCLDLARQYVQSPIGKATNDHWRRLSPSEKQDLRISSLSEIVVSLHLFREERKLNAVCQDFTGTQPGNLAPVLAQIGHWLHWDAWDWRQGNFFDLDGGSSLDWTYEESTLTSKVRVHSQPWDAPPSILEWLGSVTGSQHYAPFPTLAMLIRKSKASPHSSINIDEIIAGVTPRTVALHKFFRDIDPASSPRRVVELIQSCDISPEMLATLPEAAKAPLMEAITRCQANPPTTWSSSLLKLVQREDLDLSLTPTRDFAHDSHLNSSGGALHAIGTTRDVHTLCQGADRLEPIQSTAEVDRHYITRLIFREDRRFMEAYTLLEPLRQTIAEYKADSRQDDAAMLEGQKALMQWVMIRTFSLPVGSSMIKFSSKKPLLTERYPLYGFSTSCLMKPMGNVVTAERQNYTEEKYFWPFFNAGAAAGLSISRDAQGIDTSWIMYNKPAELTNKHAGLLLGLGLNGHLREIAKWLSFKYLTPKHTMTSVGLLLGLAASFMGTMDTLVTRLLSVHVTRMLPAGAAELNLSPYTQTTGLMGIGLLYYNTQHRRMSEVMLSEIEHVEIPDPSEPPDTLRDEAYRLAAGFALGFINLGKGKDLRGLHDMRIVERLMTVAVAPKPVNVVHILDQATAGAVIAVALIFMKTHDKTVARKIDIPDTLPQFDYVRPDIFLLRTLAKHLIMWDNIEANDAWIIKNLPVEYREAWDLKGITRLRSEQMPFYNILAGLLWSVSLKHAGTGDIQVRDFLIRYLDQLIRINKLAAVRYDSKLSKNTVRNCQDLIALAAATVMAGTGDLDVFRRLRGLHGRIGQDIPYGSHLAAHMAFGTLFIAGGTQTFSRSNKAIASLICAFYPIFPSDVQDSKAHLQAFRHFWVLAAEPRCLVVRDVDTGKAISMPITVTLKPTPTTRIDNGDGAAESTKKTLTAPCLLPELHLISKLETADQTYWPTTLDFVNNPLHLRFFHANHQTLNVRRRSAHDTYATAFSATLVALNEAQSSRTSQLLFHWVFTLPALRMFVSASDAGLILPLDAQSRSWLDPGATVVESRLVLGRLAKSWKAGGMVG, from the exons ATGGCTTCTCTTCGCTCAATTGGGGTTCACAAACCCGCAGCGCTGCAGTATCTGGTGCAAGAAGGCATCCTCACCGAAGATAGTACCGACCGCGACTATATCTGGGACACGTACGCCGACGAAGGCCCCGATGGCCCTACCGACGAACTTGTTACAACCGAATATCACGTTATCTGGACCCGGGGCGGAGTGGTGCGCAAGATCTTCAATTTCAGCGTGGAGAAAGAGAAGGTCAAACAGGCTCTCTTGACATGGTTCCTGGTCGATGAGACCTCACATGGTGCCACTGAAACAGCAGAAAGTGGGGTTGGACATAACGGGATCAATCAGTTCAAAAGCTTCCTGACCCAAGGCACACAGCCTGCCACGAACCCACTTGCGCCGGTCGAGACTGCGCCGCCGACAGTCGAGGTCCCATCGCGTGCTCTGGTCGTCTTCCTCAAGTCGCAAGCACATGTCTTCTTTCTCTCGGGCACAACACATATCGTCAACCTTCCCTTCGAGGTGGACAAGGCTTTTCCTGCAGCTCGCGGTGTCGTTGTGCAAAGGAAACTTGCACCTACACAGCCTGCGCCTACCAGTCCGCAGCTACCTTCGGCCCCAGTCAGTTCATTCGCTACGAACAATCAATCGTTTATTTCCCACCAGTTTTCCCTCTCTCAGAGCTTCTCGCAATCCCACCGTCGGCATGGCTCATCACTCAGTGGAACGCGACATGGCAAGTCCCGTCTGTCAGGCACAGCCACGTTCCTGGATGACTTTATCAACCCGTCTGCGCCCTTGAATCCGGAAGCGATACCTAGGCTATATTCATTCACTGATCCGCTATCGGAACTTGGATTAGTAGTCAATGTCGTCTCGGTTGGTGAGCGCAGCAGTCTACTGAGCACGCACACGACTAGTCACCGGCGACTGGAAGCTATCGACAAAGCCGAAGACATCATTTATGTGTCTCCGCGGAATGAGCTTCTCTTTGATCGAAGTGGGAATGATAAGCCCCTCCTTTTAGTAGTCACAGCGAACCACGAGACGAATGTATTTACCATCTGGTCTGCGGCATACCTTGAGCCAAAATCAATATCAAGTTCTCGCAAAACACACGTCTCCATACCAGTATCAAAACCTAGAAGGCGCAGTTCCTACGGCTCCACTGCTCCAGGGACAGGCGCAACTACACCAGCAATGCGTGGGGTTGACAGACTGAGAGAAAGCCTCGGTGGAGGTCCACGCAGGAAAAATCAGCCTCCGTCATTCAAGATCACAGGCAAAGAACGTCTGTCTGACCAGGCAGTGGATGACGCTCTTGCTTCACAACTGAACCCTGACTCCGAGCTGAACCGTCAACCCAAAGGATCGAGACGCGTGAGCTCATTACTTTCTCGCGCTGACCTGTCAACTAGCTTTGACAGGAGCGCATTCCAAGATATGGCAACGTCACGCAATAGTCTAGGCGGAAGCTTTTCACAAAGCTTCAACGCAAGTCAACGAAGCCGACACTCGTTAGGCCACGACCGGACTAGTTTTGGTGGTCTCTCGCAATCACGTAACCGAGCATCCACACCTGGTAGTGTAACTTCTCGAATGAGCTTAGGCGCGGTATCAATCGACGATACGCTAGACGATCTCATGGATGAGGACACTTTCGACACTATAGAGGACTACGACGAGCTTGACGATTTGTACGCCCCGCCTGATGCAAAAGGTGGGCCTCGGCCGGGCGAGGGGCTTCACAAAGAGTTGGTTGTTAGCGTAGTTGCAGAGGTACCTGTCACACAGTACCTAAAGAATGGGCTGTTTACCCTGAGTAATTCTTCGGGTTCGCAGCATGATACCCAGCCCAAGGTGCTTGCACTCAATGCTCCGTTCAACTCGGCGACGCTTCACGAGAGAAAGCTGTACCTGTACATATCGCATCCATCACTGCAACTTCCGCTTGAATGTGAGCTTGTGGTTACACGAAAAAGGCTATCTCCGTCAGCATCAGCAGCCCAGTCTCAATCGAATAGCGCTGCTCCACGCTATGCTTGTGTTCCAAAGTTTGTCGACAGCCGATTGCTAAACGACACACTAGACTTAGCAAAGATCAGCGACGGCCACGTCGAGCGCGTCGTTCAGCTCATCTCAACAAACCCCCAGGAACCTTGCTTATCATTGACAGCTGGATGGGGTAGTCACCTACCAATAAAGCATAGCTTGGGTACAATGAAGTTACACGACCCGTATGCCATACTTCAGCATGAACAGACACGAACAACTGCGGGATCAAAACGGAACATCAAAGCCAGTACGCCACTGAAGCGGGTGTTTTCCCTTGGGCCGAATGGAAAGCTTGAGGTAATTGATGGTGATCTGCGTCGGCATCGCATCCAGCTACGCCTATCGCCTTCAGATGGTTATGTAGCAGAACTATTTCGAGTACTGTCAACCGTCCTGCCAAACTATGCAGGGGACTTTCTCTTGGAAATATGGTGGAACATACGCAAATCATTTGCAGATGAGTTTGACGAACAAACGACCGCAGACTGGATAGCATTCGTAGCGACATTATTCACTCTCGCTGTTCCGTTTGTCGACGAGAAGAAGACAAAACCAAACACTCGGGCAAAGCCTGTACAGCGAAGAAGTTCAGGACGCCCTTCAAGTCAAGCTAAGCCAGATGAGCTTATTGATGATGACGACTCTGCATGGCGGTTGATGTGTCGTCGTCAGACCTCGAAAGCACATGCGAAGAGCTGGGAAACATCACCATGGGCCTGGGCTTTACACTCAAGCCCGAAATCGACTACAATGAGTCCGTCCGCGAAACGTGGGGCACCGCAATACCAACCGCCAACAATTGTGCAGCAAATCAGTGTTAAGGATATTACAATCCCTACTTGTCTTGATCTTGCTCGCCAATACGTTCAATCACCTATAGGAAAAGCTACGAATGATCATTGGAGGCGATTGTCTCCATCTGAAAAGCAGGACCTTCGCATTTCGTCTCTTTCAGAGATTGTTGTCTCGCTACATCTCTTCCGCGAAGAGCGTAAGTTGAATGCAGTGTGCCAGGACTTTACTGGTACTCAGCCTGGCAATCTCGCACCTGTGTTGGCGCAGATCGGCCACTGGCTACATTGGGATGCGTGGGACTGGAGACAGGGTAATTTCTTTGACCTTGATGGCGGGTCCAGTCTGGACTGGACATATGAAGAGTCCACGCTAACCAGCAAGGTGCGGGTGCATTCACAGCCTTGGGATGCACCACCTTCCATATTGGAGTGGCTGGGCTCTGTAACAGGTTCTCAGCACTATGCTCCATTTCCTACTCTAGCGATGCTTATTCGAAAGTCGAAAGCCTCTCCACACTCTTCCATCAACATCGACGAGATCATAGCAGGCGTCACGCCCAGGACCGTCGCTTTACATAAATTTTTCCGGGATATTGACCCTGCTTCAAGCCCGAGGAGAGTGGTAGAACTGATCCAAAGCTGCGATATCAGTCCTGAGATGTTGGCAACGCTCCCAGAAGCTGCAAAAGCTCCACTTATGGAAGCGATTACAAGATGCCAAGCGAACCCGCCTACGACGTGGTCAAGCTCACTGCTGAAACTTGTGCAACGAGAGGACTTGGATCTTAGTCTTACGCCGACTAGAGACTTTGCGCATGATAGCCACCTCAATTCCTCTGGAGGTGCACTTCATGCCATTGGAACTACGCGTGACGTCCATACCTTATGTCAGGGCGCTGACCGCTTGGAGCCAATTCAATCAACAGCTGAAGTGGATCGTCACTACATCACACGTTTGATCTTCCGTGAAGACAGACGGTTCATGGAGGCCTACACACTACTTGAACCTTTGCGGCAGACTATTGCCGAGTACAAAGCCGACAGTAGGCAGGATGACGCCGCAATGCTCGAAGGGCAAAAGGCACTCATGCAGTGGGTCATGATCCGAACGTTTTCCCTTCCAGTCGGCAGCTCCATGATCAAGTTCAGTAGCAAGAAGCCACTGTTAACGGAGAGATACCCACTGTATGGCTTCTCTACGTCATGTCTTATGAAGCCAATGGGGAACGTTGTCACTGCTGAACGCCAGAACTACACGGAGGAGAAGTACTTCTGGCCTTTCTTCAACGCAGGTGCTGCTGCTGGTCTGAGCATCTCGCGGGATGCGCAGGGCATTGACACTTCATGGATCATGTACAACAAACCTGCAGAGCTAACCAACAAGCATGCAGGTCTTCTACTTGGGCTGGGATTGAATGGGCACTTGAGGGAGATTGCCAAGTGGTTGTCATTCAAGTATCTTACACCAAAGCATACGATGACGTCGGTGGGCCTACTCCTAGGGCTCGCTGCTTCGTTTATGGGCACCATGGATACGCTCGTCACTCGACTGCTGTCAGTCCATGTTACTAGGATGCTAccagcaggagcagcagaGTTGAACTTGTCGCCGTACACACAGACGACTGGCCTCATGGGCATCGGGCTACTCTACTACAACACTCAGCATCGTCGTATGAGTGAGGTAATGCTCTCCGAAATTGAGCATGTGGAGATTCCAGACCCATCTGAGCCACCAGATACCCTTCGTGATGAAGCTTACAGACTGGCTGCTGGTTTTGCACTAGGCTTTATCAACCTAGGAAAGGGAAAAGATCTACGTGGTCTTCATGACATGCGCATTGTGGAACGCCTCATGACAGTCGCTGTTGCGCCCAAGCCAGTTAATGTTGTTCACATCCTCGACCAAGCAACCGCCGGAGCGGTTATAGCCGTTGCCCTTATCTTCATGAAAACGCACGATAAAACAGTTGCCCGCAAGATAGACATCCCAGACACGCTCCCGCAGTTCGACTACGTTCGCCCCGACATCTTTCTTCTTCGAACTCTCGCCAAGCACCTCATCATGTGGGACAACATTGAGGCAAATGACGCCTGGATAATCAAGAACCTTCCCGTCGAGTATCGCGAAGCCTGGGATCTCAAAGGCATCACCCGACTACGCAGCGAGCAGATGCCTTTCTACAACATCCTCGCTGGTCTTCTATGGAGCGTAAGTCTGAAACACGCTGGCACTGGAGATATCCAAGTCCGAGATTTCCTAATCCGGTACTTGGACCAATTGATCCGCATCAACAAACTGGCCGCCGTACGTTACGATTCCAAGCTATCAAAGAACACAGTGCGAAACTGTCAAGACCTCATCGCACTCGCCGCCGCGACCGTCATGGCAGGAACAGGCGACCTAGATGTATTCCGCCGTCTACGTGGCCTCCACGGAAGAATTGGTCAAGACATACCCTACGGCTCCCATCTCGCCGCCCATATGGCCTTCGGCACCCTCTTCATCGCCGGCGGCACACAAACCTTCAGCCGCAGCAACAAAGCCATTGCCAGTTTAATTTGCGCCTTCTACCCCATCTTCCCCTCTGACGTCCAAGACTCAAAAGCTCATCTCCAAGCCTTCCGCCACTTCTGGGTTCTAGCCGCCGAACCGCGATGCCTCGTCGTGCGGGACGTAGATACAGGAAAAGCAATCTCAATGCCCATTACTGTTACCTTGAAACCTACTCCCACCACTCGTATCGATAACGGTGACGGTGCAGCAGAGTCAACAAAGAAAACTCTAACAGCACCCTGTCTCCTCCCGGAACTTCACCTCATCAGCAAACTAGAAACAGCAGACCAAACATACTGGCCCACGACCCTAGATTTCGTAAACAACCCCCTCCACCTCCGCTTCTTCCACGCAAACCATCAAACACTAAACGTTCGCCGCCGCTCCGCTCACGACACCTACGCCACCGCTTTCAGCGCCACGCTCGTCGCCCTCAACGAGGCGCAGTCAAGTCGAACATCGCAGCTACTGTTCCATTGGGTCTTCACACTACCTGCGCTGCGCATGTTTGTTTCGGCGAGTGATGCTGGGTTGATTTTGCCGCTGGATGCACAGTCGAGGTCTTGGCTTGATCCTGGGGCTACGGTTGTGGAGTCGAGGTTGGTCCTGGGGAGGCTGGCGAAGAGCTGGAAGGCGG GGGGGATGGTCGGTTGA